In Amblyraja radiata isolate CabotCenter1 chromosome 28, sAmbRad1.1.pri, whole genome shotgun sequence, one DNA window encodes the following:
- the alkbh4 gene encoding alpha-ketoglutarate-dependent dioxygenase alkB homolog 4 isoform X2 — protein MVNLMDNNEWKLSQSGRRKQDYGPKVNFKKRKLKVGCFSGLPCNSLSLMDRMTQCSVLKDFLPVEQCNLDYRPEHGSGIDPHFDDWWLWGKRLVSINLLSETKLSMTCDSEDLIQLHLTEMVPNAQQCDPINGNSESICDFHGDTSDHCKGQRSVSYNDVEIAIHMPRRSLIVLYGNARYKWKHGIYRQDIQSRRICCTFRELSEEFGEGGKQEALGKVLLDIALSFKGVPG, from the coding sequence GACTATGGCCCAAAAGTGAACTTTAAAAAGCGCAAGTTGAAAGTGGGATGCTTCAGTGGCCTACCGTGCAATAGCCTCTCGCTCATGGATCGAATGACACAATGCAGTGTACTGAAAGACTTCCTTCCTGTAGAACAGTGTAACCTAGATTACAGACCAGAACATGGCTCTGGCATTGATCCACACTTTGATGACTGGTGGCTCTGGGGCAAACGTTTGGTCAGCATTAATCTGCTGTCTGAAACCAAATTATCAATGACTTGTGATTCGGAGGATTTGATCCAGCTACACTTGACTGAAATGGTGCCCAATGCTCAGCAATGTGATCCCATAAATGGTAACTCGGAAAGCATTTGTGATTTCCATGGAGATACTTCAGATCATTGCAAAGGTCAAAGGTCTGTATCTTACAATGATGTAGAGATAGCAATTCACATGCCAAGGCGatctttaattgttttgtatggaaATGCACGATATAAATGGAAACATGGAATTTATAGACAGGATATCCAGTCAAGGCGAATATGCTGTACCTTTAGGGAGCTATCAGAAGAGTTTGGCGAGGGAGGTAAACAAGAAGCATTGGGGAAAGTACTTTTGGATATTGCATTAAGCTTTAAAGGTGTTCCTGGATAA